The genomic segment GGGCAGAAAGGTGGAGAGGAGAACGAGGTGATCGTGAAGGGAGACGAAACCAAAGTTATTGACGAAGAGGCGGCTTGGGAAATGGAAGATGAAGTTGCGGTAACAGGAGATGTGGTTGGTCTTGATATGGTGTTTTTTGTGAGAGTAGGGTTTTCTCCAGGAGCTTCTGCTCTATGGGGAAAACAGTACATGTCGGCAGTTTGTGAGAATGTCATGAGAGCTAAGTTACCTAATGTTGATGACAAAATCTATGGGACAAATAGATCGAGTTTCTCTTTTGATGGTCGACTAGAATGTCGTGTACGTCTCCCTAAATATCCTTAGGttgtacattttgttttttgcatTTGTTAAGGTTGATTAATAACTAtgcttaatgatgatgatgatgacaatcGACGACATTATAAAGTTAGTTTCAACAGTTGTGTGAATCTTTAATGGTGAAACAAAAAGACTGCGGAAATTGATCATACAATATTCTTTGTAGTTTGGTTCCAAAATTATATTTGACTATTTACTATTTTGTCTAACGGAGGCAACTGAATATattctttttggattttgacaaacaaatcAGAAGAATTGAGATTTTATTGTTAATCGAATTGgtagtattttattattttcatccTAAAACCAGCTttagattaattatttattctttgaacaaaaaaaaaacaaaaaatattaattatttattcaatataAATAGTGATGTGCATTTAAATATGTTACTTTGACGGTTTGACTTTCATATCACAGCTCCAGCGTTATAAACTCGAGAATACCTCCAGGCTCCAAGATCGAAAGCGTTAAAATCGCAACTATTTGCGGTTTAAGAAAGCTTTTAGTTGGTTTACACTGACTTGTTGTTGCTTTCAGTTTCCTCTACCATTTAGCCGGGTAAGTCTTTTTTGTCAGTAGGTCCGTTTGCTTTTCAATTGCACGCCACATGCTCGATGAAATTCCTCAAAGGGAATTTAGTGGTAATAAATAAcgtttccttttgttttccccACGGCAGTTGAGAATCTGGTGTTGAGTTCGTCGTACTCGTGGGTTTAGAATCAAGATGCTGCCGCAGAGGTTGAAGAAGGCGATCACAGATAATCCAAAGAAGCTTGGGAATTTGATTGACCTTGTGAATCTTCCATCTACTCTACGTGAGTTCGTTGGTCAATCTCAGATCTCCCGTCTGGGTTGTTTCATGCGTGTTTGGTCCTATATCAAGACCAACAATCTTCAGGTTTGAACATGGGATCACTTCTATGTTATTTTGCTAAATAGGTTTGAACATGGAACATTGAgtgattggttttgtttctttgtatagGATCCTAAAAACAAGAATGTGGTGAATTGTGATGAGAAGCTGAAGAGCATTTTGCTCGGTAAGAAGCAAGTGGAGCTAGTCGAGCTTCCTTCTCTTATTAAGTTACATTTCCCGAAAGAACCAAAGTAGAGTTGTCTGCAAATGTAACAGAGTTCAACATTGGCTTCTTTGGGGtcgtttgttttttgttcacaAGATGTTCGTTTATGTTTATGGGAATGCTTAAAGAGATATGAATGATACTTTTGAGTTCTAATGAGTTGAATACAAATTGTCTTTCTGGTTTCTGGATTCAATTCCATTTCTGCTTTCTTATGTGAATAGTTTCACCTTGTTGGGTGCTGATCTGATCCATTTCTATAACATCAAAAGAGCATCTTTTAAGTAGTTACACTTCCACCATATAGTAGGGAAAAAATGGTTTTGTTACAACATTATGGAAGCTTGTAACAAATAATACATCAAGCAACCTGAGTGATAACTGGTTTAagtatttttgtaagaaatacaACACAGAAACAGAGTTAAGTTAGTAGAAGAAAGAATGTAGCATGTTAAGGAACATGTTTCTGGTATGGGCTGTACATACGACGAGTCCCAAAGTACATAGTTGCTTGCATCCGAACATGTTAAAGGGTTCAATCTACAATCCAGGTAGCTCATCTCCTAGTATCCAGTTGCAATGTGGAAACCTGCAAGAGAATTAACAACACAATGAGAAGAAATTCTTGATTTAAAGAGTAGTTGATAACAACTAAAAACAAAGCCTATGTCTTTGGAGGGATACAGTGCTTCTTACTAACCAAATACTTCATGATTTCTCATGATTCTAAGACCATGTCATGTGGATTTGAAAACACCAGCCGGATTCGGATTCTGTTCAGCTCATTGTTCAACTTTTCGTTTGAATTTTCTGGCCACATTATTGTATTCTTTGATACACAGGCTTCCATCACAAagatttgtgttcttctttcCAGGAGCAGGCATCCGATAAGAGGGAGCCCTGAGTCCGTAAATGTCTCTCAAGAAAAAGCCCCCTATGATACTTCAGCTGATGCGCTTTCGTTTCAGTGCGCGTGCCTTTTCAAAAAATCTATTCAGCGCATTTGCTTCAGTCCGCATGCCACCCCTATTCAATCCCGAGATCATTGTCGTGTATGCCGCAAAATCAGGCTCAACTCCTTTGAATTTGAGCGTACAGAACAAATCATATGCTTGTTCCACCATACAAGCCTTGCACATCCCATGAATCATGATAGTATAGGTAATAATATCAAGATCATTTCTAGTCTTTTCCATATGTTGGAATGTTTTCAATGCTTTCCCTACCTCCCCATTAGCAAATAGACCAGCTAACACTATGTTGCAGCTCCTAATATTGGGAGGCAGACCAATAGAAGCCATCTTTCCAAAAACACCTAGAGCGAGATCTATCTCCCCCGCTTGAAAATAACCCTGGATAAGAGTGTTGCAAGAGACTGTGTTTTCAGCCACACCTTTTTGAGACATCTCGTATAAAACATTAATCCCATCACGTAGCCTCGCCGACTTGAAAAACCCATTTGCAAGAGTACTGTAAGTGACTACATTTGGAGTGCACCCATTGCTTATCATCGAGTTAAGCATTTTTCTTGCCTCATCTACCCGACCAACCATGCAATGCGCATTGATAAGTGAACTGTAAGTGAAAACATTAGGCTCTATAGacatttggatcatcttctcgCACACACCATCAGCCTTCAAAAGCTGCCGACATCTCACATAAGCATGGATTAATGCGGTGAAAGTGATAACATTAGGGTAGATATCCCTGGAGTCCATTTCTAACAGTAGCCCCTCAGCGTCAGTCAATCTACCAACATTACAAAGACCAGTAATGAGAGAGCTGTAGGTAACAACATTAGGTTcaactcctctgtttctcataCGTTTAAAAAGCTCCAGCGCACTATCCACAAGCCTCTTTTTACAAAGAGTATCAATGAGTATAGTGTCAACCACAACATCACGTTTAATTCCCATTTCCTCCATTTGCTCAGCAACATAAACAGCATCACCAATACTATTCCTGAGACAGAACCCATTAACCAAGGAGCTAGCCGTTACAATGTCAGGCTCAATACCAAGCTTCATCATTTTCCCAAGATAAGATAAACCCAAAGAGGGTTGTAAGCAGCGACAGAAACAATTCACCAAAATGTTGCAAGTATAAAGATCAGGTGAAATCTCCAAATGTTCTGTATTCTCAACACAATTCCAAAGAGTGATTACAACATCATACCTCTTCATCTTGGCGATAGCAGTCAATACTTTATTAAACTCAACGATTGAAGGAAGAGGGTAAGACTCGACCATGAGCACGAACAAATTAAACGCATCTTCGCAGTCAAGATTGTGAAGCCCGCTTCTCAATACGACTTTGTAATCAGTAGTGGAACCAGAGAAAGCTCGTACCCAGAGACGGAAAGGGAAAAGTTTTGAGGAAGACGGAGGAAGAGCAAGAGCAAACCCAGGATCAGTGTTCTTCAGAAaatgacgatgaagatgaagaaacccTTTAGCCGTTGAAGCAATCGAAGTCGCAATCGACCACCGCATCCAATCAAGTTTACTTCAGCTTGATTTGGGTTCGTTCCCAAACTCTGTTTNNNNNNNNNNNNNNNNNNNNNNNNNNNNNNNNNNNNNNNNNNNNNNNNNNNNNNNNNNNNNNNNNNNNNNNNNNNNNNNNNNNNNNNNNNNNNNNNNNNNNNNNNNNNNNNNNNNNNNNNNNNNNNNNNNNNNNNNNNNNNNNNNNNNNNNNNNNNNNNNNNNNNNNNNNNNNNNNNNNNNNNNNNNNNNNNNNNNNNNNNNNNNNNNNNNNNNNNNNNNNNNNNNNNNNNNNNNNNNNNNNNNNNNNNNNNNNNNNNNNNNNNNNNNNNNNNNNNNNNNNNNNNNNNNNNNNNNNNNNNNNNNNNNNNNNNNNNNNNNNNNNNNNNNNNNNNNNNNNNNNNNNNNNNNNNNNNNNNNNNNNNNNNNNNNNNNNNNNNNNNNNNNNNNNNNNNNNNNNNNNNNNNNNNNNNNNNNNNNNNNNNNNNNNNNNNNNNNNNNNNNNNNNNNNNNNNNNNNNNNNNNNNNNNNNNNNNNNNNNNNNNNNNNNNNNNNNNNNNNNNNNNNNNNNNNNNNNNNNNNNNNNNNNNNNNNNNNNNNNNNNNNNNNNNNNNNNNNNNNNNNNNNNNNNNNNNNNNNNNNNNNNNNNNNNNNNNNNNNNNNNNNNNNNNNNNNNNNNNNNNNNNNNNNNNNNNNNNNNNNNNNNNNNNNNNNNNNNNNNNNNNNNNNNNNNNNNNNNNNNNNNNNNNNNNNNNNNNNNNNNNNNNNNNNNNNNNNNNNNNNNNNNNNNNNNNNNNNNNNNNNNNNNNNNNNNNNNNNNNNNNNNNNNNNNNNNNNNNNNNNNNNNNNNNNNNNNNNNNNNNNNNNNNNNNNNNNNNNNNNNNNNNNNNNNNNNNNNNNNNNNNNNNNNNNNNNNNNNNNNNNNNNNNNNNNNNNAAGAGCAAGAGCAAACCCAGGATCAGTGTTCTTCAGAAaatgacgatgaagatgaagaaacccTTTAGCCGTTGAAGCAATCGAAGTCGCAATCGACCACCGCATCCAATCAAGTTTACTTCAGCTTGATTTGGGTTCGTTCCCAAACTCTGTTTGAGAAATTGTTgaatcataaaccctaaaccctacaAGGACATAGTCTTGCCTTTGAGAGAACTGAGAATTGTGAAAGAGAAGgcgagagacaaaaaaaaaataataataacaattaaaatCTCTTAACCGGTTAATCTGTCTTTTAGGTTTTTGGCTTATAACGGTTTGAAAAACCGAACCGGATTGCACAATTTCGAATTCGATCCTCTTTCCAAGTCCATTAATCGAAAGGTCTCACTCATGCTTCTCCAGTagcatcctcttcttctctcgtcCGTCgcatttgtcaaaaaaatgttGCATTCGTCCTCCTCTATAGTCCTCTTTTGGAATCAGATGGTAATACCAAGAGATACTCTAAATTGTGGAATacattgaaatatatatgtgtttttggtttatgcATTATGAGTCTAACAGTTTGATCTGATTCATCTTTATATAATATCACAGCAGCATCTATTAAGTAGTTACATGAAcataaagtaagaaaaatggTTTCTTTTACAACAATCTGGAAGCTTGATTTTTGACTGATATCAAGAAACTTAATGACaactgttttatgttttagaagAAAGAATGTAGTATGTTTAAATATTGTGCCTGGTGGTATGGACCTTTCTTATCTATCAGTGAAACCGAGACAAGTCGTACTTCAGAATATGGCTTGCTACGATTCCGTTTGTCTTCTCTGATGGGTGAAATGAGTCCCAAAATACATATTTGCTCGCATCAGAACAAGTGAATGGGTTCATTTTATCACACAAGTAGCTCATCTCATAGTATCCTGTTCCGCAGCATGCACTCCTTACATTTTCAAAACCTGCAATGCATTTAATTTATTATCAGAAATATTCTTGATTTGAGAGCCTTATCTCTTTGCAGGATTATAGTGGTTGGGAAAAGCTTTTGTACTAACCGAATGCTTCAGGGTGGTTTAGGATTTCTGAAACCAGATCATACGGATTTGAAAACACAAGCTGGAGTCCGTCAAGTTCTTTGTTCAACTTGGAGACTTTTTCATTCATCTTGGTGTTGAAATCTCTAGCCACTTTGTTGTATTCTTGGATGCATTTGCTTCCATAAAAGATCTGAGTTGTTCTTTCCAAGGGCAAGCATCCAAAAGGAGAGAGTCCTGAATAAGACATCTTCCGAGCTCCGAGTCTGTAAATATCTTTCACGAAATCTCCTGCGATACCTATCAGGAAGTCTTGGTACTCACTCACAGAGTACTTCCTCAACTTACGGGGAAGAAGATAGTAATTCTCCAGGAAATCGTTGGTTCCGATACTAATTAGGTATAGTGACTCCTTAATAATCTCATTAGCTTTCTCTTCACCTAAGTAGCTTCTTAGCCTGGTCTGGTATTCTTTGTAGTACTCCACTTCCTTCCAAAGCGGCATCACAGACTTTAGAGAAGTCATgacatttaaataaataaaaaacatgtcAGTTTTAGCTTAACTAGGAGTATGAAATCTAATTTCACTACTATTAGgacatatataagttttaagACATATGAGTATGCTTGACTTGACTTACTAACACAGAAGAGGTTGCATTGTCTAAGCCGGTACCAGCTGAAGCGAAACAGACACCAGTGGCAAAGTCTACGATGTTGTATTCTGGATCTAGGTAGGCAGGGACTGCGTTCTTGAGTCCCAAACCTTCAGAAATGAAATCTGGTGCAATCCGACCGTTTGAGAATCTCCCGGTTGCTTTGCCATCTAAGTAATCTCGGCCATACGGCTGGAAGTTACTTTTTAGAACTGTAGAAATCTGGTTGTTGTTTCCTGAATCCACGGTGGAGTCCCCAAATACGATAAGTGCAAGAACTTTCGCACTTGTTTCAGGTACCATCACCAAGAGCTGAGCTGTGAGCACCAAGAACGCAAGAACTCTGTTTCGCAGCATGATTTTACACAAGTTTGTTTCTGCAAAACAAGAACCTCACGATTTGATTGGGAAGAAACAAATGGATCAAGCATTTAAAGTTGGAGAAAGAGAGGTACCTTCTATCGAACCTGGCATAAAAAGATTTCGATTTGTGTAGTAGTTAATAGGCTAGGCCCTTTATTAGATGATGCTTATTAAATACTCTTTAGTCTGATTTGTCTCTGTATGTTTTTGGCCATCAGAGAGTTAGTTGAGGTGAGTAATGGAGCTGAAAATGATTTGAGAGTTTCTTTATTAGTTTTACAGCAGAGGGCCGTATTTATAGCTacttaaaagagagagacagacaAGCCAGAATTACTTAAAAAGTAGAGAAGGATTCTTCATACCCTTGCATGCTTCAGATATATGTAACGCATCTTCCTTTTTTACCGGGTTCACGCACAATGCTCTAGTCTCTCTTCTCGTCTCTTTTACtccaatatatatctttttttttttgggttgcaGACAGAGACTTCAGTCTAAAGATTGTTTGCACTTAGTCAAGCAAAAGCTTTAAATCTCGGAAGCTACAATGGAGTcttatttgattaaaatctgAGATATTTTGTGAAACTCTGTTGCACGTTTCAGGGCTTTTTAGTTCAACCATAGTTGTGGTTGTTGCAACGACAAGACAATAACAAGTAACGGCAAGAAAGCGTCTCTCATGCGTCAAATGTGACATTGGCCAAAAAGTAACTTTAAATTTGTTTAGTCTCAACCAAAGCTCATATTTATTGttcaacttttttgttttgtttgtttgtctcttAAAAAAAGCTATAGATGTGGGCTAGCTTCCCATTGACAGGTGTGTTCTAACTTCTAACACAGGTTTGCGTTTTTGAATTAACGAGAATAGTACaaggtaaaaacaaaagaaatgtaatACTCCTATAGGCTATATTAGCCCAATTAAGTAGTTGTTGAATTATAGATAAGTAAGTAGTTGAACATTAAATTTTTCACATTCTCCCATCCAAATGAAGTCAAATCTACACAACCTCTATAATTTTTTACTTGAGTAGTTAGTATATGAGAAACATACTATTGTAGTATTGTACTACTATTTGTTCTGATTAA from the Camelina sativa cultivar DH55 chromosome 12, Cs, whole genome shotgun sequence genome contains:
- the LOC104730709 gene encoding pentatricopeptide repeat-containing protein At4g26800-like — translated: MRWSIATSIASTAKGFLHLHRHFLKNTDPGFALALPPSSSKLFPFRLWVRAFSGSTTDYKVVLRSGLHNLDCEDAFNLFVLMVESYPLPSIVEFNKVLTAIAKMKRYDVVITLWNCVENTEHLEISPDLYTCNILVNCFCRCLQPSLGLSYLGKMMKLGIEPDIVTASSLVNGFCLRNSIGDAVYVAEQMEEMGIKRDVVVDTILIDTLCKKRLVDSALELFKRMRNRGVEPNVVTYSSLITGLCNVGRLTDAEGLLLEMDSRDIYPNVITFTALIHAYVRCRQLLKADGVCEKMIQMSIEPNVFTYSSLINAHCMVGRVDEARKMLNSMISNGCTPNVVTYSTLANGFFKSARLRDGINVLYEMSQKGVAENTVSCNTLIQGYFQAGEIDLALGVFGKMASIGLPPNIRSCNIVLAGLFANGEVGKALKTFQHMEKTRNDLDIITYTIMIHGMCKACMVEQAYDLFCTLKFKGVEPDFAAYTTMISGLNRGGMRTEANALNRFFEKARALKRKRIS
- the LOC104730711 gene encoding GDSL esterase/lipase At4g26790-like; its protein translation is MPGSIEETNLCKIMLRNRVLAFLVLTAQLLVMVPETSAKVLALIVFGDSTVDSGNNNQISTVLKSNFQPYGRDYLDGKATGRFSNGRIAPDFISEGLGLKNAVPAYLDPEYNIVDFATGVCFASAGTGLDNATSSVLSVMPLWKEVEYYKEYQTRLRSYLGEEKANEIIKESLYLISIGTNDFLENYYLLPRKLRKYSVSEYQDFLIGIAGDFVKDIYRLGARKMSYSGLSPFGCLPLERTTQIFYGSKCIQEYNKVARDFNTKMNEKVSKLNKELDGLQLVFSNPYDLVSEILNHPEAFGFENVRSACCGTGYYEMSYLCDKMNPFTCSDASKYVFWDSFHPSEKTNGIVASHILKYDLSRFH
- the LOC104730708 gene encoding upstream activation factor subunit UAF30-like, whose translation is MLPQRLKKAITDNPKKLGNLIDLVNLPSTLREFVGQSQISRLGCFMRVWSYIKTNNLQDPKNKNVVNCDEKLKSILLGKKQVELVELPSLIKLHFPKEPK